Proteins encoded by one window of Chloroflexota bacterium:
- a CDS encoding glycosyltransferase family 39 protein: MRSRTAGRAVALLTLLALALRVARLDFQPLWWDEGYSVWFANQPLIQMLLLTAEDIHPPLYYTMLGGWSSLFGLSPVALRLFSVAAGVLAIPLIYLVGRWLGGPITGVLAAFLLAINPFHIFYSQEVRMYALVTLYSLMATGSAARWLGVRFRSNAAGQLDSSGYIERTDWAWLLGYLLFIVLALYTQYYAGFLAAGLTVAGLWLLWRRKEPGKRAVLWLAAQAVALLLYLPWLLFATPRLVAYVSQKVVADSDRPLGAIEYLARHLSAFSTGHLEGLLTRWWVLGLLGLLPLFWALLVWWSERNSAGKSLDPVAGDSRRQPAWETVGFLLLALLVVLMLGWLVNLTFPFFPDRAERLLLLALPLFLLLISTALVCAWNSVTRRQLDGSDRNRLPLVLTLILFAGLSLLSLLAFFTVPRYAEEDYRPLIGQVNQWGKAEDRVISVFPWQVGYFWSYGRQEGAQPILLPPHYWNDEAVQLVDDALENGNVWFPEHLSLGGLLESQIEDYLWSNSYNLANRWYSPSTRLTGWASPDRIFEFVDAGDAAFANGVQLADSHFGPSPLPAANQTLLVDLAWENKGALSTRAVSLRLADDAGHTWAQQDLTAHETAGPDRLAMLVPAGTPPGEYELRLGLSEKPGGPAFDFIGPDGRTQGTETILGQVRIERPDDPQSIETLAFDIPVNQPLGDAVDLLGYSVSRGPLTPGHDLQVNLFWQALPDLGQIQNDLHLFLQLVDGDERVAAAWQGPPVSWYPTGDWQAGELVRSQHLLRLPAGAMDGKYALITGLFDPQTGQRLPKSGQVLGSGQDFIHLAEFEAVDRDHVMTSPQLDYPFAADLQQLGRLVGYGLSSDTFSPGESLEVDLIWQATETTGERLSVFVHLLDDSGNFIAQSDGEPGEGNLPTSSWVPGEYLSDRHLLPIPPDCGNRAGCPEQARIVVGIYDPTSGTRLLWVDADGQPVADSLDLPTPVGIRRD; the protein is encoded by the coding sequence ATGCGCTCCAGGACTGCCGGCCGCGCCGTAGCACTCTTGACGCTGCTGGCCCTGGCGTTACGGGTAGCACGACTCGACTTCCAACCCCTTTGGTGGGATGAGGGATACAGTGTCTGGTTTGCCAATCAGCCACTGATCCAGATGCTCCTGCTGACAGCCGAAGACATCCATCCCCCCCTGTACTACACCATGTTGGGCGGCTGGAGTTCCTTGTTTGGACTATCCCCGGTTGCCCTGCGTCTCTTTTCCGTCGCTGCCGGCGTCCTCGCCATCCCGCTGATCTACCTGGTTGGGCGCTGGCTTGGCGGGCCGATCACCGGTGTTCTGGCTGCATTCCTTCTCGCCATTAATCCTTTCCACATCTTCTATTCACAGGAAGTCCGAATGTATGCCCTGGTGACCCTCTACAGCCTGATGGCGACCGGTTCAGCCGCCCGCTGGCTGGGAGTGCGTTTCAGGTCGAACGCAGCGGGTCAACTCGATAGCTCAGGCTACATCGAACGCACTGACTGGGCCTGGTTGTTGGGCTACCTGCTTTTTATCGTTCTTGCTCTCTACACCCAGTACTATGCCGGATTCCTGGCTGCCGGTCTGACTGTCGCCGGACTCTGGCTCCTTTGGCGGCGCAAAGAGCCGGGCAAGCGAGCCGTTCTCTGGTTGGCTGCCCAGGCCGTTGCCCTGCTGCTCTACCTGCCCTGGCTGCTCTTCGCCACACCCCGACTCGTGGCCTACGTGTCGCAGAAGGTGGTTGCCGACTCAGACCGTCCCCTGGGAGCCATCGAGTATCTGGCCCGGCACCTGTCTGCCTTTTCGACCGGCCACCTCGAAGGTTTATTGACACGGTGGTGGGTCCTCGGCCTCCTGGGATTGTTGCCACTGTTCTGGGCACTGCTGGTCTGGTGGTCAGAGCGAAACAGTGCCGGAAAAAGCCTCGATCCGGTCGCCGGCGATTCGCGCAGACAACCGGCCTGGGAAACCGTCGGATTCCTCCTGCTTGCACTGCTGGTGGTACTGATGTTGGGCTGGCTGGTCAATCTGACCTTTCCCTTTTTCCCCGATCGGGCAGAGCGCTTACTGCTATTGGCTTTGCCCCTTTTCCTGTTGCTCATCAGCACCGCCCTGGTCTGCGCTTGGAACAGTGTCACCCGAAGACAGCTGGATGGTTCAGACAGGAATCGTCTTCCCCTGGTGTTGACCCTCATCCTGTTCGCCGGCCTTTCGCTGCTCTCCCTGCTGGCTTTCTTCACCGTGCCCCGCTATGCCGAAGAAGATTATCGCCCGTTGATTGGGCAAGTCAATCAATGGGGAAAGGCAGAGGACAGGGTGATCTCCGTTTTTCCCTGGCAAGTGGGCTACTTCTGGAGCTACGGGAGGCAGGAGGGCGCGCAGCCCATTTTGTTACCTCCTCACTATTGGAATGACGAAGCCGTGCAACTGGTTGACGATGCCCTGGAAAATGGCAACGTGTGGTTCCCGGAACACCTCTCCCTCGGTGGCTTACTCGAAAGCCAAATCGAGGACTATCTTTGGTCGAATAGCTATAATCTGGCCAACCGTTGGTACAGCCCCAGCACCAGACTCACCGGCTGGGCAAGTCCCGATCGCATCTTTGAATTCGTCGATGCCGGCGATGCGGCTTTCGCCAATGGTGTACAGCTGGCTGACTCTCACTTTGGGCCTTCCCCTCTCCCCGCTGCCAATCAGACTCTCCTGGTTGACCTGGCGTGGGAGAATAAAGGAGCGTTGAGCACGCGGGCGGTCAGCCTGCGCCTGGCAGACGACGCAGGACACACCTGGGCCCAACAAGACCTGACCGCCCATGAAACGGCAGGGCCCGATCGACTGGCAATGCTTGTGCCCGCCGGCACCCCACCGGGCGAATACGAGCTGCGGTTAGGTCTCAGCGAGAAACCGGGCGGACCAGCCTTCGATTTCATCGGTCCCGATGGACGAACCCAGGGGACAGAGACAATTCTGGGGCAGGTCCGGATAGAGCGACCCGATGATCCGCAGTCGATAGAAACCCTTGCTTTCGATATCCCTGTCAATCAGCCGCTCGGTGATGCCGTCGACCTGCTGGGCTACAGTGTTTCCCGAGGCCCCTTGACACCCGGGCATGATTTACAGGTCAACCTCTTCTGGCAAGCGTTACCTGACCTCGGACAGATCCAGAACGATCTCCATCTGTTCCTGCAACTGGTCGACGGCGATGAAAGAGTGGCGGCCGCATGGCAGGGACCACCAGTATCCTGGTATCCAACTGGAGACTGGCAGGCGGGGGAACTGGTGCGCAGCCAACACCTGTTACGACTTCCGGCTGGGGCGATGGATGGCAAGTACGCCCTCATCACTGGCCTGTTCGACCCGCAAACCGGCCAGAGGCTGCCGAAAAGTGGGCAGGTTTTGGGATCGGGCCAGGACTTCATTCATCTCGCAGAATTCGAGGCCGTGGACCGCGATCATGTCATGACTTCACCGCAACTTGATTATCCGTTTGCTGCCGACCTCCAGCAGCTGGGCCGCCTGGTCGGCTATGGTTTATCGAGCGACACATTCTCTCCCGGTGAATCCCTGGAAGTCGATCTGATCTGGCAGGCGACAGAGACGACTGGAGAGCGTCTTTCTGTTTTCGTCCACCTTCTGGACGATTCGGGCAACTTCATTGCTCAATCGGACGGTGAGCCGGGAGAGGGCAACCTCCCGACCTCAAGTTGGGTACCCGGAGAATATCTGAGCGATCGTCACCTCTTGCCCATCCCGCCGGACTGCGGCAACCGCGCGGGCTGTCCTGAACAAGCGAGAATAGTCGTTGGTATCTACGACCCGACCAGTGGCACCCGCCTCTTGTGGGTCGATGCTGATGGCCAGCCGGTCGCAGACTCCCTGGATCTTCCGACACCCGTCGGGATTCGGCGCGACTAA
- a CDS encoding SH3 domain-containing protein, protein MRSSKLIFLAAMALLIITPGCALVNAFVDYPTPTPVVQRALRPTFTPTPLPENLAELQAPPEPPPLEVAEVAAAPQGAAAEQAAQPHPSPTATFPVIGAIEPAPAPSEPNPSEEQPAAAEAPEPIATPTPFIEVEAESVAVWFGPGTAYEKMGDLPTGTQLAIVGRSEAWDWWQVCCHNDQTVWVQRDQVTGRGGLEAIAMATGIPEPPTATPVPTATRQPVPQVVVQSARVNVRSGPGTSFEKIGQISQGNRLDITGRNPDSQWFQICCVDGQQGWVTADLVRVEGPVEKVAVNLPTATPAPSPTAVAVAAAGTPLPPPTPDASALELSLSQSETFPFNDRDYLRVGVKVSDDENNPLGDYYLRVQNETTGQIWVSRPSGGLAWQYSAPSDDFDDFREINIDFNTIGKSPLIGHSFIIWLVDGSGSQVTSQVTFGHEGDDTQWLYLAFSAQ, encoded by the coding sequence TTGCGATCGTCCAAGCTGATTTTCCTTGCAGCGATGGCGCTGCTGATTATTACACCGGGATGCGCCCTGGTCAACGCTTTTGTTGACTACCCAACGCCCACGCCGGTGGTACAGCGCGCCTTGCGCCCGACCTTCACCCCGACACCACTGCCCGAGAACCTTGCCGAATTGCAGGCGCCGCCAGAGCCGCCTCCCCTTGAGGTTGCCGAGGTAGCTGCTGCCCCACAAGGCGCAGCAGCTGAGCAGGCTGCCCAACCGCATCCTTCCCCAACGGCAACTTTCCCGGTGATCGGCGCCATCGAACCCGCGCCGGCCCCGTCTGAACCGAATCCCAGCGAAGAACAGCCGGCCGCCGCCGAGGCGCCCGAGCCGATAGCAACCCCTACCCCCTTCATTGAAGTCGAAGCAGAGTCTGTAGCCGTGTGGTTCGGACCGGGAACAGCCTATGAAAAAATGGGCGACCTGCCAACCGGCACTCAGCTCGCGATCGTAGGCCGCAGTGAAGCCTGGGATTGGTGGCAGGTCTGCTGCCACAATGATCAGACCGTCTGGGTCCAGCGCGATCAGGTAACCGGCCGGGGTGGGCTGGAGGCTATCGCGATGGCAACCGGTATCCCTGAACCACCGACAGCAACGCCGGTGCCGACGGCTACACGGCAGCCGGTCCCCCAGGTTGTCGTGCAAAGTGCACGTGTCAATGTGCGCTCAGGTCCGGGAACCAGCTTTGAAAAAATCGGGCAAATCAGCCAGGGCAACCGGCTGGATATTACGGGGCGAAATCCTGACAGCCAATGGTTCCAGATATGCTGCGTCGATGGGCAGCAAGGCTGGGTCACGGCCGATCTCGTCCGGGTAGAGGGACCGGTCGAAAAGGTCGCCGTCAATCTGCCCACAGCAACACCGGCACCGTCGCCTACCGCCGTCGCGGTTGCCGCGGCAGGTACACCATTGCCACCACCCACACCCGATGCATCCGCACTCGAACTGTCCTTGTCGCAATCGGAAACCTTCCCATTCAATGACCGGGACTATCTTCGGGTTGGGGTAAAGGTCAGCGACGATGAGAACAATCCCCTGGGTGACTACTACCTCCGCGTTCAGAACGAGACCACAGGACAGATCTGGGTATCACGCCCCAGCGGCGGTCTGGCCTGGCAATATTCGGCGCCCAGCGACGATTTCGATGACTTTCGCGAGATAAACATCGATTTCAATACGATCGGAAAATCACCCCTGATCGGCCACAGTTTCATCATCTGGTTGGTAGATGGCAGCGGTAGCCAGGTAACATCTCAGGTAACCTTCGGCCACGAGGGGGATGATACACAATGGCTGTATCTGGCCTTTTCCGCGCAGTAG
- a CDS encoding SH3 domain-containing protein yields MTSVGCSLGRILLGDPTPVPTLEAPTPLPTWTPSPEGQLSPAEIATMTVVAGISWPTLTPTFTPAIPPTQTPTFTPALPPTPMPTPTPEAYVVIKAPIVNVREGPSIAYPIVGQVNQGEQYTLIGRNDASTWWKICCFSGREVWITAQLTTPGGSLNSVPVASAPPPPPTAFPTSTPLPTNTPRPAYPFDVGDGPHFFESNNPWLTIFVKAFTGLPPIFLPVPGYRLRVLRNGVDVSESDVTRGVFELSAPFLEDDPDAFGSRREYNLKYEFFPDAGEASWTIYMTDGSGAQLSPEVTFDTHATGGVREVYVGFFDLR; encoded by the coding sequence ATGACCAGCGTGGGATGCTCCCTGGGTCGAATCCTGCTCGGTGACCCAACGCCAGTCCCAACGCTCGAAGCGCCCACGCCGCTGCCCACCTGGACCCCTTCCCCGGAGGGCCAACTCTCTCCCGCCGAAATCGCAACGATGACCGTGGTGGCTGGGATATCCTGGCCAACTCTGACGCCCACCTTTACGCCGGCGATTCCACCGACACAAACCCCAACTTTCACGCCCGCGCTGCCGCCAACACCAATGCCGACTCCCACGCCCGAGGCCTATGTGGTCATCAAGGCACCCATTGTCAACGTGCGTGAGGGTCCCAGTATCGCCTATCCGATCGTGGGCCAGGTGAACCAGGGAGAGCAATACACCCTGATCGGCAGAAACGACGCCTCAACATGGTGGAAGATCTGTTGTTTCAGCGGCAGGGAGGTCTGGATCACCGCCCAGTTAACCACGCCAGGCGGGTCCCTGAACTCGGTCCCTGTTGCCTCGGCCCCGCCGCCACCACCGACGGCGTTTCCAACCAGTACCCCGCTGCCAACAAATACGCCGCGGCCTGCCTATCCCTTCGATGTCGGCGACGGCCCCCATTTTTTCGAATCCAATAACCCCTGGCTCACAATCTTTGTCAAGGCATTCACCGGCCTTCCACCCATCTTCCTGCCTGTGCCAGGCTATCGCCTGCGGGTGCTTCGCAACGGCGTAGACGTCAGCGAATCCGATGTCACCCGCGGCGTGTTCGAGCTCTCTGCACCCTTCCTCGAAGATGACCCCGATGCCTTTGGCAGCCGTCGTGAATACAATTTGAAGTACGAGTTTTTCCCCGACGCCGGCGAGGCCAGTTGGACCATATACATGACCGATGGGTCGGGAGCACAGTTGTCGCCCGAAGTTACCTTTGATACCCATGCAACTGGCGGCGTCCGGGAGGTCTACGTCGGCTTTTTCGATTTACGTTGA
- the recN gene encoding DNA repair protein RecN, which produces MLSELHISNFAIIDDLRVSFGAGLNVLTGETGAGKSIIIDAVDMLLGCRVGQEVIRADASRTQVEGFFLLDSPSATAVEALLEREGLEGDDEHLLTLSRELRRGGRSVARVNGRSVSLAVLREIGNHLVDIHGQTDHLSLMRQREHINLLDRYADLAIPRAEVSAAVRKLIAVRKELATLRHDQRELARRLDLLNFQVEEIQTAALEPGEGKALEAERRRLANAEQLIRLTDSSRRFLVEGNDEQAAALDLVSNASGELARLASIDPDTESLLQNAESLNDQLDDLARSLEVYASQVEFNPERLVEVEERLNLIFNLKRKYGDTIEEIIAFGERAHSELLALNNAEVRTAELEEEENRLRIRIGQLGATLSRTRRQVAEAMAAAVERELHDLRMARARFSVEFQWSEDSEGAVVTEDDTPQNLPPGCYAFDSNGLDRVEFLVTANPGEPLKPLVKVASGGETSRLMLALKTVLGRADETPTLIFDEIDVGIGGRVGATVGQKLWGLTHLQSDRSTAQLQGKDSHAANHQVLCITHLPQLAAYGDTHFTIRKLVVDQHTRTDVVKLSGDERVQELAAMLGSSTDAGRESVTEMLAEVAEVKPLCPPPRRFD; this is translated from the coding sequence ATGCTCTCTGAACTTCACATCAGCAACTTTGCCATCATCGATGACCTGCGAGTAAGTTTCGGCGCCGGCCTGAATGTATTGACAGGCGAAACTGGCGCAGGCAAGTCGATTATCATCGATGCCGTGGACATGCTTTTAGGTTGCCGGGTCGGCCAGGAGGTTATCCGGGCTGACGCATCGCGAACCCAGGTTGAAGGGTTTTTTTTGCTGGACTCACCCTCGGCAACGGCCGTAGAGGCTCTGCTGGAACGTGAAGGCCTGGAAGGTGACGACGAGCACCTGCTGACTCTTTCCCGGGAACTGCGACGAGGGGGGCGTTCAGTAGCCCGCGTCAACGGGCGATCCGTGTCCCTGGCCGTGTTGCGAGAGATCGGTAACCATCTGGTGGACATCCACGGGCAGACCGATCACCTCTCCCTGATGCGCCAGCGCGAGCACATCAACCTGCTGGACCGTTATGCGGACCTCGCGATACCAAGAGCGGAGGTATCGGCTGCGGTGCGAAAACTGATCGCCGTGCGCAAGGAGTTGGCTACCTTGCGCCATGACCAACGGGAACTTGCCCGTCGCCTGGACCTCCTCAACTTCCAGGTGGAGGAAATCCAGACCGCCGCCCTCGAGCCAGGCGAGGGAAAGGCGTTGGAAGCTGAGAGACGGCGGCTTGCCAACGCCGAGCAGCTCATCCGCCTGACCGATTCCTCCCGGCGTTTCCTGGTAGAGGGCAACGACGAGCAGGCCGCGGCCCTCGATCTGGTCAGCAACGCCTCGGGAGAGTTGGCCCGGCTGGCCAGCATCGATCCCGATACCGAGTCCTTGCTGCAGAACGCCGAGAGCCTCAACGATCAACTTGACGATCTCGCCCGTTCCCTGGAAGTATACGCCAGCCAGGTGGAGTTCAACCCGGAGCGGCTGGTCGAGGTTGAAGAGCGGCTCAACTTGATTTTCAATCTCAAACGAAAATACGGCGACACGATCGAGGAGATTATCGCCTTCGGTGAGCGCGCTCACAGCGAGTTGCTGGCGTTAAACAACGCCGAGGTGCGAACCGCTGAGTTGGAGGAAGAAGAGAATCGCCTGCGGATTCGCATCGGACAGCTGGGTGCAACACTGTCCAGAACCCGCCGCCAGGTGGCTGAAGCCATGGCCGCCGCCGTCGAACGGGAGTTGCACGATCTGCGTATGGCCAGGGCCCGGTTTTCCGTAGAATTTCAATGGAGCGAGGATTCCGAGGGGGCAGTGGTAACCGAAGACGACACCCCCCAGAACCTGCCCCCTGGTTGTTATGCCTTCGACAGCAACGGCCTGGATCGGGTGGAGTTCCTGGTCACGGCCAACCCTGGCGAACCTCTCAAACCCCTGGTGAAAGTAGCATCAGGCGGCGAGACGTCACGCCTGATGCTGGCATTGAAGACGGTGCTTGGCCGAGCCGACGAAACCCCCACGCTGATCTTCGACGAGATCGACGTAGGCATCGGGGGACGGGTAGGCGCCACCGTTGGCCAGAAACTCTGGGGGCTGACGCACTTGCAGAGCGACCGCAGCACCGCTCAGTTGCAGGGAAAAGACTCCCATGCGGCCAACCATCAGGTGCTCTGCATCACACATCTGCCCCAGCTGGCTGCCTACGGCGACACCCATTTCACCATCCGCAAGCTAGTCGTAGATCAGCACACTCGCACCGACGTGGTCAAGCTGAGTGGTGACGAGCGGGTCCAGGAGCTTGCCGCCATGCTTGGCAGCAGCACCGATGCCGGCCGGGAGTCGGTGACAGAGATGCTCGCCGAGGTGGCCGAGGTCAAACCTCTCTGCCCGCCACCCAGACGTTTTGACTGA
- a CDS encoding tetratricopeptide repeat protein yields the protein MNPDEITLTLSELLDQAAAAASVGDQEEAERLYRRATERSPANSRAWLGLASAVQDPEEKQACLETVLEIHPHNGEARAALERLGTTVPPPPPEAAGNGTPSAITQEHDDHDHIPVESDEVLFCANHPTVETTLRCNRCGKPVCTQCVELTEVGYRCKTCIREQQNVFFNAVNGDYVIVAIVSFLLAAIAAPIIGLLFGMFGLFFGLIIAFFLGPAVGGAAATLIRRSVSRRRGRHLGAVAVVGIILGMVVGTLLAVPFGIGINLLPLGLFLFLALSTIYAALR from the coding sequence ATGAATCCAGATGAGATAACCTTAACCCTTTCAGAATTACTGGACCAGGCCGCAGCCGCAGCGAGCGTTGGCGACCAGGAAGAGGCGGAGCGGCTCTATCGCCGCGCAACGGAACGCTCGCCAGCCAACTCCAGAGCCTGGCTCGGCCTGGCCAGTGCAGTCCAGGATCCAGAAGAAAAACAAGCCTGTCTGGAAACGGTGCTGGAGATCCATCCGCACAACGGTGAAGCTCGCGCCGCCCTGGAACGCCTGGGAACCACGGTTCCGCCACCACCACCGGAGGCGGCCGGCAACGGCACACCCTCGGCGATCACGCAGGAGCATGACGACCACGATCACATCCCGGTCGAAAGCGATGAAGTGCTCTTTTGCGCCAATCATCCAACTGTGGAAACCACATTGCGCTGCAACAGATGCGGTAAACCGGTATGCACCCAATGCGTGGAACTGACCGAGGTTGGCTATCGCTGCAAGACCTGCATTCGAGAGCAACAGAATGTCTTCTTCAATGCCGTGAACGGCGACTACGTGATCGTGGCTATCGTCAGCTTCTTACTGGCAGCCATCGCCGCGCCCATTATCGGCCTGTTGTTTGGCATGTTTGGCCTGTTCTTCGGCTTGATCATCGCCTTTTTCCTGGGACCAGCCGTTGGCGGCGCCGCAGCAACGTTGATTCGCCGCTCGGTCAGCCGCAGGCGCGGTCGACATCTGGGCGCCGTCGCCGTGGTCGGCATAATTCTGGGCATGGTGGTTGGCACGTTGCTTGCCGTGCCCTTTGGCATAGGCATCAATTTGCTTCCGCTTGGCCTTTTCCTTTTCCTGGCCTTGAGTACCATCTACGCTGCGCTGCGTTAG
- a CDS encoding NAD(+)/NADH kinase, producing MNTDEMQSTNISPDDAEWHQTPPSRIGILFHPHKPESKELALEMAAMLEEQACAFWIGSAWDDEAIEDQLPDLDMLITLGGDGTILRAARLGASYAIPILGVKMGRLGFLAEVQPDDWRDPMEEVLTGHYWLERRLMLDVRMQRNGPVQDEQDQDLHFQALNDVVVSRGGLARLVRVATSIDGDYLTTYAADGVIVATPTGSTGYALAAGGPILPPELRNILLIPIAAHLSLDRAVVLSEGATVSLTVDSDHDVILTVDGQFKVEVQDGDVVNICTSTDSAYFVRLRSPAYFYRSLMERLKWHF from the coding sequence ATGAACACGGACGAGATGCAGTCGACCAATATATCGCCCGATGACGCCGAGTGGCATCAGACCCCACCCAGTCGCATCGGCATCCTTTTCCATCCGCACAAGCCAGAGTCGAAAGAGCTTGCGCTGGAAATGGCGGCCATGCTGGAAGAGCAGGCCTGTGCCTTCTGGATAGGTTCCGCCTGGGACGACGAGGCGATCGAGGATCAGCTCCCTGATCTCGATATGTTGATAACCCTGGGGGGCGATGGTACGATCTTGCGGGCTGCTCGCCTGGGCGCCAGCTACGCCATTCCAATTCTGGGCGTGAAGATGGGCCGGCTGGGGTTTCTGGCCGAGGTCCAGCCCGATGATTGGCGTGATCCCATGGAAGAGGTATTGACAGGCCATTATTGGCTGGAACGCCGGTTGATGCTGGATGTGCGTATGCAGCGAAATGGACCGGTCCAGGACGAACAGGACCAGGATTTGCATTTTCAGGCGCTCAATGATGTGGTTGTCAGCCGTGGCGGCCTGGCCCGGCTGGTTCGGGTTGCCACCTCCATCGACGGCGATTATTTGACCACCTATGCCGCCGATGGAGTCATCGTTGCCACACCTACCGGTTCCACCGGATATGCCCTGGCAGCCGGGGGTCCCATTCTGCCGCCCGAACTTCGCAATATCCTCCTGATACCGATCGCTGCCCATCTGAGTCTCGACCGCGCGGTCGTGCTCTCTGAGGGTGCTACAGTCTCTCTGACGGTAGACTCCGATCATGATGTGATCCTGACCGTGGACGGACAGTTCAAGGTTGAGGTGCAGGACGGCGACGTCGTAAACATCTGTACCAGCACCGATTCCGCCTATTTCGTCCGATTGCGCTCGCCTGCCTACTTTTACCGCAGCCTGATGGAGCGCCTCAAGTGGCACTTTTGA
- the hisS gene encoding histidine--tRNA ligase, with protein MYQASRGTNDILPEDWPYWRYLLSNIDRLASLYGFRQIEPPIFEVTDLFERGAGEGADLVVQKEMYTFEDKGGTSLTLRPEFTAGVMRAYLEHGMKVLPSPVKLYSVGPIFRQERPQAGRYRQHTQWNIEVLGEIDPAVDFEVMSIAWQLFEAIGFQGLEFQLNSIGCPVCRPAHIDALVAYFSQYETTLSDVDKRRLAVNPLRLLDSKEKSAQPLLASAPRSIDFLCDECRDHFDTLLVYLDEADLPYTVNDRLVRGFDYYTKTVFEVWAEGIGAQAAVCGGGRYDGLIELLGGPSTPGIGFGSGIERQILALKAQGITPPPLDAPVVQVSYIGKGDVGRRTKNAAVGLVRELRQLGIGALLPFGDRSLKSQLKSANRAGVAFVVIVGEDELESGQATVRNLSDGNQQSIALTAVASWLTQQLA; from the coding sequence GTGTATCAAGCATCGCGCGGCACCAACGACATCCTGCCAGAGGATTGGCCCTACTGGCGCTATCTGCTCTCCAACATCGACCGACTTGCGAGCCTTTATGGCTTTCGGCAAATCGAGCCACCCATCTTTGAGGTCACTGATCTGTTCGAACGGGGGGCTGGCGAAGGCGCCGATCTGGTCGTGCAGAAGGAGATGTACACCTTCGAGGATAAGGGTGGCACAAGCCTGACCCTTCGACCGGAATTTACGGCAGGGGTCATGCGCGCCTACCTGGAACACGGCATGAAGGTCTTGCCGTCACCGGTGAAACTCTACTCCGTTGGCCCCATTTTTCGCCAGGAGCGCCCCCAGGCAGGACGTTATCGCCAGCATACCCAATGGAACATCGAGGTATTGGGAGAGATCGATCCCGCAGTCGATTTCGAGGTGATGTCCATCGCCTGGCAACTCTTCGAGGCCATTGGTTTCCAGGGGCTGGAGTTCCAGCTCAATTCCATTGGTTGTCCAGTTTGCCGGCCCGCACACATCGATGCCCTGGTGGCCTACTTTTCCCAATACGAGACAACTCTAAGTGATGTGGACAAACGGCGGCTGGCCGTCAACCCGCTGCGTCTGCTCGATTCCAAGGAAAAATCGGCCCAACCGCTGCTTGCCTCGGCCCCGCGCAGCATTGACTTCCTCTGCGATGAGTGCCGGGATCACTTCGATACGCTGCTGGTCTATCTGGATGAAGCCGATCTTCCCTACACCGTAAACGACCGGCTGGTTCGCGGGTTTGACTACTACACGAAAACGGTATTTGAGGTATGGGCCGAAGGAATCGGCGCCCAGGCTGCTGTGTGTGGCGGTGGACGCTATGACGGCTTGATTGAACTGCTGGGAGGTCCATCAACACCAGGAATCGGCTTCGGTAGCGGAATCGAGCGTCAGATCCTTGCCCTTAAGGCCCAGGGAATCACACCACCACCCCTGGACGCGCCGGTCGTGCAGGTGTCCTATATCGGCAAAGGCGACGTAGGTCGTCGGACAAAGAATGCGGCAGTGGGGCTGGTGCGGGAACTGCGTCAGCTCGGCATTGGCGCGTTGCTGCCTTTCGGCGACCGCAGCCTGAAAAGCCAACTGAAATCAGCCAACCGGGCGGGAGTCGCCTTCGTCGTGATTGTCGGTGAGGACGAGCTGGAAAGCGGACAGGCAACGGTGCGAAATCTCTCCGACGGCAACCAGCAGTCCATCGCGTTGACAGCTGTCGCGTCCTGGTTGACACAGCAACTCGCGTAA